One genomic region from Sulfuriflexus mobilis encodes:
- a CDS encoding YggS family pyridoxal phosphate-dependent enzyme: MTDITSRLLAVKQRIEQAAQRSDRNPDSVQLLAVSKTRPAEDIRQAHAAGQRAFGENYLQDALPKIAALADLDLEWHFIGAIQSNKSRDIAQHFDWVHTVERVKIARRLNEQRPPGAAPLNICLQVNISQEASKAGVSPDEVLPLARAIATLPNLRLRGLMAIPAASDDVAIQRAAFRALYACQQQLIAEGFELDTLSMGMSDDLEAAIAEGSTLVRIGTAIFGTRST, from the coding sequence ATGACCGACATCACATCCCGGCTGCTGGCCGTTAAACAACGCATTGAGCAGGCCGCCCAGCGCAGTGACCGCAATCCAGACTCCGTGCAGTTACTCGCGGTGAGCAAGACCCGCCCGGCCGAGGATATCCGCCAGGCCCACGCGGCGGGGCAACGGGCCTTTGGCGAGAATTACCTGCAGGATGCCCTGCCGAAAATCGCCGCACTGGCCGACCTGGACCTGGAGTGGCACTTTATCGGTGCGATCCAGTCGAACAAGAGCCGCGATATTGCCCAGCACTTTGACTGGGTGCACACCGTGGAACGGGTAAAGATCGCCCGCCGCCTCAATGAGCAACGCCCACCGGGTGCCGCCCCCTTAAATATCTGCCTGCAGGTCAATATCAGTCAGGAGGCCAGCAAGGCCGGCGTCAGCCCGGATGAGGTGCTGCCGCTCGCCAGGGCCATTGCCACGCTGCCGAACCTGCGCCTGCGTGGCCTGATGGCCATCCCCGCCGCCAGCGATGATGTCGCGATACAGCGCGCGGCCTTTCGCGCCCTGTACGCGTGCCAGCAACAGCTGATTGCCGAGGGCTTTGAACTGGACACCCTGTCTATGGGCATGAGCGATGATCTTGAGGCCGCGATCGCCGAGGGCAGCACCCTGGTGCGTATCGGCACAGCCATTTTCGGAACAAGAAGTACCTGA
- a CDS encoding type IV pilus twitching motility protein PilT — protein MDIAELLAFGVKNNASDLHLSAGLPPMIRVDGDIRRINVPALDHKQVHSLIYDIMNDKQRKDFEEFFETDFSFEIPGLARFRVNAFNHNRGAGAVFRTIPSRILSLEELGAPAVFKEISDVPRGIVLVTGPTGSGKSTTLAAMVDYKNDNEFGHILTVEDPIEFVHESKKCLVNQREVHRDTLGFNEALRSALREDPDIILVGEMRDLETIRLALSAAETGHLVFGTLHTSSAAKTIDRIIDVFPAAEKDMVRSMLSESLRAVIAQTLLKKIGGGRIAAHEIMIGNPAIRNLIRENKVAQMYSAIQTGQAVGMQTLDQCLKDLVAKGQITVQDARMRAVNKEQFS, from the coding sequence ATGGATATTGCTGAACTACTTGCCTTCGGTGTGAAGAACAACGCCTCGGACCTGCACCTGTCCGCCGGCCTGCCACCGATGATTCGTGTCGATGGTGACATTCGTCGTATTAACGTGCCAGCACTGGATCATAAGCAAGTACACAGTCTCATTTACGACATCATGAACGACAAACAGCGTAAGGACTTCGAAGAATTTTTCGAGACCGACTTCTCGTTTGAAATTCCAGGCCTGGCGCGTTTCCGCGTCAATGCCTTTAACCATAACCGTGGCGCGGGTGCGGTGTTTCGTACCATTCCCTCGCGTATCCTGTCGCTGGAAGAACTCGGTGCGCCAGCGGTGTTTAAGGAGATCTCCGATGTGCCGCGTGGCATTGTGCTCGTCACCGGCCCGACCGGTTCCGGCAAGTCGACCACACTGGCCGCCATGGTCGACTACAAGAACGATAACGAGTTTGGGCACATTCTTACGGTTGAAGACCCGATCGAATTTGTTCACGAGAGTAAGAAGTGCCTGGTCAACCAGCGTGAGGTGCACCGCGATACACTGGGTTTTAATGAGGCGCTACGTTCGGCCTTGCGTGAAGACCCGGATATTATCCTCGTTGGCGAAATGCGTGACCTGGAAACTATTCGCCTGGCCCTGTCTGCGGCGGAAACCGGGCACCTTGTATTCGGTACCCTGCATACCAGTTCTGCCGCCAAGACCATCGACCGTATTATCGACGTGTTCCCGGCCGCAGAAAAAGATATGGTGCGTTCGATGTTGTCAGAATCCCTGCGCGCAGTTATTGCCCAGACCCTGCTGAAAAAGATTGGCGGTGGCCGTATTGCTGCGCACGAGATCATGATCGGCAATCCGGCGATTCGTAACCTCATTCGAGAAAACAAGGTCGCGCAGATGTACTCCGCCATCCAGACCGGCCAGGCCGTCGGCATGCAGACCCTCGATCAGTGTCTGAAAGACCTGGTCGCCAAGGGTCAGATCACGGTACAGGATGCACGTATGCGTGCGGTAAACAAGGAACAGTTTTCGTAA
- a CDS encoding PilT/PilU family type 4a pilus ATPase, translating to MDFDSLLKLMVQKNASDLFITAGMAPSLKVNGKITPVTKNTLTPGQAMEVVEGIMSEAQKKEFHDTHECNFAISASGIGRFRVSAFIQRNHAGMVLRKIETKIPSLEELRLPAIIKNLAMVKRGLVLFVGGTGTGKSTSLAAMIGYRNKNTTGHIISIEDPIEYIHQHDGCIITQREVGLDTDSFETALKNTLRQAPDVILIGEIRTRETMEHAITFAETGHLCLATLHANNANQALDRIINFFPEDRRNQLLMDLSLNLKGIIAQQLIPTPDGKGRRAAIEVLINTPLAADIIRKGAVHELKELMRKSNQLGMRTFDQALYELYTAGEITYEDAIHAADSANELRLMIKLGDKAAAENMESAVEGMTLMEEDDNSPGGGLSF from the coding sequence ATGGATTTTGATTCGCTGCTCAAACTCATGGTACAGAAAAACGCATCTGACCTGTTCATCACCGCCGGTATGGCCCCGTCGCTGAAGGTCAACGGCAAGATCACGCCGGTGACCAAGAACACCTTGACCCCGGGCCAGGCCATGGAAGTGGTAGAGGGGATCATGAGTGAGGCACAAAAGAAAGAGTTTCACGATACCCATGAGTGTAATTTCGCGATCTCGGCCTCCGGTATAGGACGCTTCCGCGTCAGTGCCTTTATCCAGCGTAACCATGCCGGCATGGTACTGCGAAAGATCGAAACCAAGATCCCTTCACTGGAAGAGCTGCGTCTGCCGGCGATCATCAAGAACCTCGCCATGGTCAAGCGTGGTTTGGTATTGTTCGTCGGTGGTACGGGCACCGGTAAGTCGACCTCGCTGGCGGCGATGATCGGCTACCGTAACAAGAACACGACCGGGCATATCATCAGTATCGAAGATCCGATCGAATACATTCATCAGCATGATGGCTGCATCATCACCCAGCGTGAAGTCGGCCTGGATACCGATTCATTTGAAACGGCACTGAAGAATACCCTGCGTCAGGCACCGGATGTCATCCTCATTGGTGAGATCCGGACCCGCGAAACGATGGAGCACGCGATCACCTTCGCCGAGACCGGTCACCTCTGCCTGGCGACCCTGCACGCCAACAACGCCAACCAGGCGCTGGACCGTATTATTAACTTCTTCCCGGAAGACCGTCGTAACCAGTTGCTCATGGACCTGTCACTGAACCTGAAGGGTATTATTGCCCAGCAATTGATCCCGACCCCGGATGGCAAGGGCCGTCGCGCTGCGATCGAGGTGCTGATCAATACACCGCTTGCCGCCGACATTATTCGCAAGGGTGCGGTACACGAATTGAAGGAACTCATGCGCAAGTCCAACCAGCTGGGTATGAGGACCTTCGACCAGGCGTTGTATGAACTGTATACGGCCGGTGAAATCACTTACGAAGATGCCATTCACGCTGCCGACTCAGCCAACGAACTGCGTTTGATGATCAAGCTCGGCGACAAGGCGGCTGCCGAAAACATGGAATCGGCCGTTGAGGGTATGACCCTGATGGAAGAAGATGACAATAGCCCCGGGGGCGGGCTGTCATTCTAG
- a CDS encoding MarR family winged helix-turn-helix transcriptional regulator: MIMESLRVIELLEATQTFERKLNLALMYSGLRLPQFRTMLFLECSGKITVSDLSRHLNVTRATMSVLVNNLLKARIVESINNPNDKRSFYIKLTESGLNRLTLAKSEVALVEDKISQDFSAETIAALNTLASSLIVKN; the protein is encoded by the coding sequence ATGATTATGGAGTCTTTGCGCGTTATCGAGCTTTTGGAAGCCACTCAGACATTTGAGAGGAAACTGAATCTGGCGTTGATGTATTCCGGATTGCGCCTGCCGCAGTTTCGTACCATGCTCTTCCTGGAGTGCTCCGGAAAAATTACGGTTTCGGACCTGAGTCGGCATTTGAATGTCACGCGCGCCACCATGAGTGTGTTAGTCAACAACCTCCTTAAGGCGCGGATTGTTGAAAGCATTAATAACCCAAATGACAAGCGCTCTTTTTACATCAAGCTGACTGAGTCCGGCCTGAACCGGCTGACCCTGGCCAAAAGCGAGGTTGCATTGGTGGAAGACAAGATTTCTCAGGACTTCTCCGCCGAAACCATTGCTGCACTCAATACGCTTGCATCGTCGTTAATTGTGAAAAACTAA
- a CDS encoding DsrE/DsrF/DrsH-like family protein, whose protein sequence is MSAVIGSNALAEVSLENKITDLEAQVKELKHRMPGDKVSIIVLSGDFDKAMAAFMMANGAIGMGMEVTMFFTFWGCSVIKKGRKLKGKKFTHKLINMMLPANSKDLAPSQMSFGGIGRKMFNYMMKGQMSSLEEQIEIAVEAGVTFQVCSPSLGMMGFDEDEWAVPVDICGVAAMYEVALNARTAYFIS, encoded by the coding sequence ATGAGTGCAGTAATTGGAAGTAATGCCCTGGCAGAGGTTTCACTCGAAAATAAGATAACAGACCTGGAAGCCCAGGTGAAAGAGCTTAAGCACAGGATGCCCGGAGATAAAGTCTCAATAATCGTCTTATCAGGCGATTTTGATAAAGCCATGGCGGCATTTATGATGGCCAATGGCGCGATAGGTATGGGCATGGAAGTCACCATGTTTTTTACCTTTTGGGGATGCTCGGTGATCAAAAAAGGGCGAAAGCTAAAAGGTAAAAAATTCACACATAAACTGATCAATATGATGCTGCCTGCAAACAGCAAGGATCTGGCGCCTTCACAAATGTCTTTTGGCGGCATTGGCCGAAAAATGTTTAACTACATGATGAAGGGTCAAATGTCTTCACTGGAAGAACAAATTGAGATCGCAGTAGAAGCCGGGGTGACTTTTCAGGTGTGCTCTCCGTCACTGGGTATGATGGGCTTTGATGAAGATGAATGGGCCGTACCCGTTGATATTTGTGGGGTTGCGGCCATGTATGAAGTCGCCTTGAATGCGCGGACGGCCTATTTTATATCCTAG
- a CDS encoding EamA family transporter, producing the protein MNIKPENKNMWIVYAFLSAFTAALVAIFAKLGLREVDPTLATTLRSIIMAAFLLVLAWGLGKFHNFTVIDLSGKEWGLLVLAGIAGALSWLFYFLALRDGMVSAVVAIDRLSIVFVIILASVFLSEMLTWRTFAGAVLMVCGAILISLKGDDFAQLWADLLRLIK; encoded by the coding sequence ATGAATATAAAGCCGGAGAATAAAAATATGTGGATTGTTTATGCCTTCCTGTCTGCATTCACGGCCGCACTCGTTGCTATTTTTGCAAAACTTGGACTCCGTGAAGTCGATCCGACGCTAGCAACCACGCTACGCTCAATCATCATGGCGGCCTTTCTTCTGGTGCTTGCCTGGGGATTGGGTAAATTTCACAATTTCACCGTCATCGACCTTAGCGGAAAGGAATGGGGGCTGCTGGTATTGGCGGGTATTGCCGGTGCGCTATCATGGCTTTTTTATTTTCTCGCCCTTCGCGATGGCATGGTTTCCGCTGTGGTGGCTATCGATCGCCTGAGTATCGTCTTTGTTATTATTCTCGCCTCAGTTTTTCTTTCAGAAATGCTGACATGGCGAACGTTTGCAGGCGCAGTGCTCATGGTATGTGGTGCCATCCTTATTTCCCTTAAGGGGGATGACTTTGCGCAATTATGGGCAGATCTGTTGAGGCTTATAAAATAA
- a CDS encoding calcium/sodium antiporter encodes MINLLFLVLGVALLTVGGEALIRGALTAARRLGVSPLLSGIVIVGFGTSAPELVVSVDAAVSQRPDIAIGNVVGSNIGNILLILGICALITPMAVKPLALRRDAVTMVAASILFMFLVLIGGGTLGPADAVMFLMALVAYLVWAYWSERYHAAPSAELHKAEAKELTALPKSVTWTVTTVLTGLLLLIVGSQVLLMGAVGIAEQLGVSEAVIGLTLVAVGTSLPELTISVIAALRRHADVAVGNVLGSNIFNLLGILGISALLQPLPVHARILQFDQWVMLGASLILLLFLYTGRRLSRLEGGILLSGYGVYIGLSFTAFGG; translated from the coding sequence GTGATAAATCTTCTGTTTTTGGTACTCGGGGTGGCCTTGCTTACCGTTGGCGGTGAAGCATTGATCCGGGGTGCCTTGACGGCTGCCAGGCGCCTCGGTGTATCGCCATTGCTAAGTGGTATCGTTATCGTAGGCTTCGGCACGTCGGCGCCGGAGTTGGTGGTTTCTGTCGATGCCGCAGTAAGCCAGCGGCCGGATATTGCTATTGGCAATGTCGTCGGTAGTAATATCGGCAATATTTTGCTGATTCTTGGAATATGTGCGCTGATCACACCGATGGCAGTCAAACCGCTGGCATTACGCCGGGACGCTGTGACGATGGTTGCGGCGAGCATATTGTTCATGTTTCTGGTCCTGATCGGGGGCGGCACGCTGGGTCCCGCCGACGCCGTGATGTTCTTGATGGCCCTGGTGGCTTACCTGGTATGGGCCTATTGGAGCGAACGCTATCATGCCGCACCTTCTGCAGAACTACACAAGGCCGAAGCCAAAGAACTTACCGCCCTGCCAAAATCCGTAACATGGACGGTTACGACCGTGCTAACGGGGCTATTGCTGTTAATTGTGGGCTCGCAGGTGCTACTCATGGGGGCCGTCGGGATTGCCGAACAGCTTGGCGTTTCCGAGGCCGTAATTGGCCTGACCCTGGTAGCCGTGGGTACCTCTCTGCCGGAACTTACCATTTCGGTGATCGCGGCATTACGTCGGCATGCCGATGTAGCCGTTGGCAACGTGCTGGGTAGCAATATCTTTAATCTGTTGGGGATTCTGGGTATCTCCGCCCTGCTGCAACCACTCCCCGTCCACGCAAGAATTCTGCAATTCGACCAATGGGTCATGCTGGGGGCGTCTCTGATCCTGTTATTATTCTTGTATACGGGGCGGCGCCTAAGCCGTCTGGAGGGTGGCATACTCCTGTCTGGCTACGGTGTTTATATCGGCCTGAGTTTTACTGCATTCGGTGGTTAA
- a CDS encoding thioesterase family protein yields the protein MRESLKPGIRYEHRFIVPSSKTVPALYPESDEFMAMPEVFATGFLVGFLEWACIKAIKPHLDWPQEQTVGTHIDVSHEAATPPGLEVTASVVLIAVEGRKLVFDVEAHDGIDLISRGRHERFIINKEKFDARLDAKKNTI from the coding sequence ATGAGAGAATCCCTGAAACCCGGTATCCGATACGAGCACCGATTCATTGTCCCGTCGTCGAAAACTGTTCCGGCGCTCTATCCGGAGTCAGACGAGTTCATGGCCATGCCTGAAGTCTTTGCTACCGGCTTCCTGGTTGGTTTCCTCGAATGGGCCTGCATCAAGGCCATTAAGCCGCATCTCGACTGGCCACAAGAGCAAACCGTTGGCACGCACATTGATGTGAGCCACGAAGCGGCAACACCACCGGGCCTTGAGGTCACGGCTAGCGTTGTCTTGATTGCAGTCGAAGGCAGAAAACTTGTTTTTGACGTGGAGGCCCATGATGGCATCGACCTGATCTCCAGGGGCCGGCATGAGCGATTCATTATCAATAAAGAAAAATTTGATGCCAGGCTTGACGCAAAAAAGAATACTATATAA
- a CDS encoding GrpB family protein: protein MKRASVILEKYDPSWPERFEIEKNHLIAIVGEWNFGGIEHVGSTAVPDMVAKPVIDVMFGVKSLEGSKPAIETLVEHGYEYWPYKTDVMHWFCKPSDAFRTHHLHLIPFESPLWKARIKFRDILRSDKIIATQYANLKRKLATSYKEDRETYTEKKWPFVQQVLRRT, encoded by the coding sequence ATGAAACGAGCATCAGTAATTTTAGAAAAGTATGATCCTTCATGGCCTGAAAGATTCGAGATCGAAAAAAACCATTTAATAGCCATTGTAGGGGAGTGGAACTTCGGCGGTATTGAACACGTAGGCAGCACAGCAGTACCGGATATGGTTGCCAAACCGGTAATTGATGTAATGTTTGGTGTAAAGTCCCTTGAAGGATCTAAACCGGCAATTGAAACCTTGGTAGAACATGGTTACGAATATTGGCCGTATAAAACGGATGTAATGCATTGGTTTTGTAAACCATCAGATGCTTTTAGAACACATCACCTCCACTTAATACCTTTTGAAAGCCCTTTGTGGAAAGCGCGTATTAAATTTCGTGATATTTTGCGTTCAGATAAAATAATTGCAACGCAGTATGCAAACTTAAAAAGAAAACTGGCAACTTCATATAAGGAAGACCGAGAGACCTATACAGAAAAAAAGTGGCCTTTTGTCCAGCAAGTATTGCGCCGCACATAA
- a CDS encoding putative quinol monooxygenase, with protein sequence MSKVILEGYVLVADSDLAAVKRELANHIQLTRREEGCLVFEVSQDHENKNRFNVYEEFTSQGAFKLHQQRVSSTEWGKVSSRLEKHYKTNGAG encoded by the coding sequence TTGTCGAAAGTTATTCTGGAAGGATATGTTCTTGTGGCTGATTCTGACCTCGCTGCTGTAAAGAGAGAGCTTGCGAATCACATTCAATTAACCCGGCGGGAAGAAGGCTGCTTAGTCTTTGAAGTATCTCAGGATCATGAGAATAAGAATCGATTTAATGTATACGAAGAGTTTACTTCTCAAGGTGCATTCAAGTTACATCAGCAGCGTGTTAGCAGTACCGAGTGGGGCAAGGTTTCGTCAAGACTAGAAAAGCATTACAAGACTAATGGTGCCGGCTAA
- a CDS encoding dihydroorotate dehydrogenase electron transfer subunit, translating into MSNLEPHRNTIFTEDAVILSHDAFAGDQYILRLQAPKIAASAEAGSFVHIRCAELLPMRRPISIMRVDASNGYVDLLYKALGHGTRLLAERKVGETVSVMGPIGRPFAPSAERKRPLLIGGGVGMPPMVFIADSLRNTDHEPFVILGSEVPFPFKVQPSQHMIPGLPAEVIGSMPLMEDWGVICRLASLQGYPGCYEGYVTDLARIWLDALSEEERNQVEIFSCGPHPMLEAVAKLAAEYDLPCQVSLEEFMACAVGGCAGCVVKVETENGPAMKRVCVDGPVFDARSVF; encoded by the coding sequence ATGAGTAACCTCGAACCACACCGCAACACGATTTTCACTGAAGATGCCGTGATCCTCTCGCACGATGCCTTTGCCGGTGATCAATACATCCTGCGCCTGCAGGCACCGAAGATCGCCGCCAGTGCCGAGGCGGGCAGTTTTGTCCACATTCGCTGTGCCGAACTGTTGCCGATGCGTCGACCGATCTCGATCATGCGCGTCGATGCCAGCAACGGTTATGTCGACCTGCTGTATAAGGCCCTCGGCCACGGCACCCGCCTGCTCGCAGAACGCAAGGTCGGTGAGACCGTCAGTGTCATGGGTCCCATCGGCCGTCCGTTTGCGCCAAGCGCCGAGCGCAAGCGACCACTGTTGATCGGGGGTGGCGTCGGCATGCCGCCGATGGTCTTCATCGCCGACAGCCTGCGCAACACCGATCACGAACCGTTTGTCATCCTCGGTTCGGAAGTGCCCTTTCCGTTCAAGGTCCAGCCCTCGCAACACATGATCCCCGGCCTGCCCGCCGAGGTCATTGGCAGCATGCCACTCATGGAAGACTGGGGCGTCATCTGCCGGCTGGCGAGCCTGCAAGGCTACCCAGGTTGTTATGAAGGTTACGTTACCGACCTCGCCCGCATCTGGCTCGATGCGCTGAGCGAAGAAGAAAGAAACCAGGTAGAAATCTTTTCCTGCGGCCCACACCCGATGCTCGAGGCCGTTGCCAAACTCGCCGCCGAATACGACCTGCCCTGCCAGGTCTCGCTCGAAGAATTCATGGCCTGCGCGGTCGGCGGTTGCGCCGGTTGCGTAGTCAAGGTTGAGACAGAAAACGGCCCCGCCATGAAACGCGTCTGTGTCGACGGGCCGGTGTTTGACGCTAGAAGCGTCTTTTAA
- a CDS encoding dihydroorotase, with the protein MSPIHIQGGRLIDPANGIDAVTDLYLAEGVVAGVGKAPKGFKAETVIDATNKIVCPGLIDLAVHLREPGQEHKGTIASETAAAVANGITSVVCPPDTDPIVDTEAVVELILHQAKQSARAMVLPLGALTLGLAGEQLSEMYALKGAGVIGLSNAKRPLTNSLVLRRALEYAATHDMTVFIHANDPTLSGHGCVHEGPLATRLGLPGIPEAAETVAVARDLELIEQTGVRAHFCRLSTSRALNMIARARHDGLAVTCDVAVHHLYLTEVDIRDFDSACHLIPPLRSERDRDGLRDGLNRGTLDAICSDHQPHEPDAKQAPFAETAPGLSGLDTLLPLVVRLANEGVLSLSEALAKVTVSPADILGLKSGRLNTGAPADVCILDPQASWFVSAESMYSRGLNTPFKGWEMPARATQTLVGGRLVFDTRKE; encoded by the coding sequence ATGAGCCCGATTCATATTCAGGGCGGCCGCCTCATCGACCCGGCCAATGGCATCGACGCAGTGACCGACCTCTATCTCGCCGAGGGTGTCGTCGCCGGTGTCGGCAAGGCCCCCAAGGGCTTCAAGGCCGAGACGGTCATCGACGCGACGAACAAGATTGTCTGCCCCGGTCTGATCGATCTGGCCGTGCATCTGCGTGAGCCCGGTCAGGAACACAAGGGCACCATCGCCAGCGAGACGGCCGCCGCCGTGGCCAACGGCATCACCTCGGTGGTCTGTCCCCCGGATACCGACCCGATTGTCGATACCGAGGCGGTGGTGGAACTCATCCTGCACCAGGCCAAACAATCGGCGCGGGCCATGGTGTTGCCACTTGGTGCCCTGACCCTCGGCCTGGCCGGTGAACAGCTCAGTGAAATGTACGCCCTCAAGGGCGCCGGTGTTATCGGTCTGAGTAACGCCAAACGACCGCTGACCAATAGCCTCGTCCTGCGTCGCGCCCTGGAGTATGCGGCCACACACGACATGACCGTATTCATTCACGCCAATGACCCGACCCTGAGCGGTCACGGCTGTGTCCATGAAGGCCCGCTGGCGACCCGCCTCGGCCTGCCCGGCATCCCCGAGGCCGCCGAGACCGTGGCGGTGGCCCGCGACCTCGAGCTGATTGAACAGACCGGCGTCCGCGCCCACTTTTGTCGCCTCTCGACCTCACGCGCCCTGAACATGATCGCCCGCGCCCGTCACGATGGCCTGGCGGTAACCTGTGATGTCGCCGTACACCATTTATATTTAACCGAGGTCGATATCCGCGACTTCGACAGTGCCTGTCACCTGATCCCGCCGCTGCGCAGTGAACGTGATCGCGACGGCCTGCGCGACGGCCTCAACCGTGGCACACTCGACGCCATCTGTTCCGACCACCAACCGCACGAACCGGACGCCAAGCAGGCCCCGTTCGCCGAGACGGCACCCGGCCTGTCCGGCCTCGACACCCTCTTGCCGCTGGTGGTGCGCCTCGCCAATGAGGGCGTGCTGTCACTCAGTGAGGCACTCGCCAAGGTCACCGTCAGCCCGGCGGATATCCTCGGCCTGAAGAGTGGTCGCCTGAATACCGGCGCACCGGCCGATGTCTGTATCCTTGACCCGCAGGCCAGCTGGTTTGTCAGCGCCGAGAGCATGTATAGTCGCGGCCTCAACACCCCCTTCAAGGGCTGGGAAATGCCGGCCCGCGCCACGCAGACACTCGTCGGTGGCCGGCTCGTGTTTGATACCCGCAAAGAATGA
- a CDS encoding aspartate carbamoyltransferase catalytic subunit, translating to MTTRSTHSSTAPIKRPRTIQIDSNGRLRHFIAIEGLPKTILTEMLDIAESFVSVTAQDVKKVPLLRGRTICNLFFEPSTRTRTTFELAAKRLSADVLNINISASSSSKGETLLDMLRNLEAMHTDMFVVRHSSSGAAQFIASKVEPHISVINAGDGSHEHPTQAMLDMFTIRQHKPDFSALRVAIVGDLRHSRVARSQIHALNTLGVGELRVVAPRTLIPAGMERLGVQIYQNLEEGIRDVDVIIMLRLQRERMHGAFIPSEQEYFQLYGLTEARIALARPDVMVMHPGPINRGVEMDSAVADGKHSVILQQVSNGIAIRMAAMSMAMRSRADAKAEA from the coding sequence ATGACAACGCGCAGCACTCACTCGTCCACTGCCCCGATAAAACGGCCGCGAACGATCCAGATCGACAGCAACGGCCGGCTCCGTCATTTCATCGCCATCGAAGGTCTGCCCAAGACCATCCTCACCGAAATGCTCGATATCGCCGAGTCGTTTGTCAGTGTCACCGCCCAAGACGTAAAAAAGGTCCCGCTGCTGCGTGGCCGCACTATCTGTAACCTGTTTTTCGAACCGAGCACACGCACCCGCACTACCTTCGAGCTGGCCGCCAAGCGCCTCTCCGCCGACGTGCTCAACATCAACATCAGCGCCTCCAGCTCCAGCAAGGGCGAAACCCTGCTCGACATGCTGCGAAACCTCGAGGCCATGCACACCGACATGTTCGTCGTCCGCCACTCCAGCAGCGGTGCCGCGCAGTTCATCGCCAGCAAGGTCGAACCACACATCAGTGTTATCAATGCCGGCGACGGCAGCCACGAGCACCCGACCCAAGCCATGCTCGACATGTTCACCATCCGCCAGCACAAGCCGGACTTCTCGGCCCTGCGCGTCGCCATCGTCGGCGACCTCCGGCATTCACGGGTGGCGCGCTCACAGATCCATGCCCTGAATACCCTCGGTGTCGGTGAGCTACGTGTGGTCGCGCCGCGCACCCTGATCCCGGCCGGCATGGAGAGGCTCGGCGTGCAGATCTACCAGAATCTTGAAGAGGGCATCCGTGATGTCGATGTCATCATCATGCTGCGCCTGCAACGCGAGCGCATGCACGGTGCCTTTATCCCCAGCGAACAGGAATACTTCCAGCTCTACGGCCTGACCGAGGCGCGCATCGCGCTGGCCAGACCCGATGTCATGGTCATGCACCCCGGCCCGATTAACCGTGGCGTGGAAATGGACTCGGCCGTCGCCGATGGCAAACACTCGGTGATCCTGCAACAAGTCAGTAACGGTATCGCCATCCGCATGGCGGCCATGTCGATGGCCATGCGCAGCCGCGCCGATGCAAAGGCCGAGGCATGA
- the pyrR gene encoding bifunctional pyr operon transcriptional regulator/uracil phosphoribosyltransferase PyrR gives MRTVNEDVTQHIHAMGEALREQLAEAEISKPLMIGIHTGGVWIAEHLHRQLGLDEALGTLDISFYRDDFTRVGMNPQVKPSALPFSIADRHLILVDDVLHTGRTIRAAMNELFDYGRPASIWLAVLVERDGRELPICADVAALNIKLTEGEQIKLNGPDPLSLTIFEAK, from the coding sequence ATGAGAACCGTTAACGAAGACGTAACACAACATATCCACGCGATGGGCGAGGCCCTGCGCGAACAACTGGCCGAGGCCGAGATCAGCAAGCCGCTCATGATCGGTATCCACACCGGAGGGGTCTGGATCGCCGAACACCTGCACCGGCAACTCGGTCTGGATGAAGCCCTCGGCACACTGGACATCTCCTTTTACCGCGATGACTTTACCCGCGTCGGCATGAACCCGCAGGTCAAACCCTCGGCACTGCCCTTCTCGATTGCCGACCGCCACCTGATCCTGGTCGATGACGTACTGCACACCGGGCGCACTATCCGCGCCGCCATGAACGAGCTGTTCGATTACGGTCGCCCGGCCTCGATCTGGCTGGCCGTGCTGGTCGAGCGCGATGGCCGCGAGCTGCCGATCTGTGCCGATGTCGCCGCACTCAATATCAAGCTCACCGAGGGGGAGCAGATAAAACTCAACGGTCCCGATCCGTTGAGCCTGACAATTTTTGAGGCAAAGTAG